The following proteins come from a genomic window of Telopea speciosissima isolate NSW1024214 ecotype Mountain lineage unplaced genomic scaffold, Tspe_v1 Tspe_v1.0014, whole genome shotgun sequence:
- the LOC122647220 gene encoding probable GTP diphosphokinase RSH2, chloroplastic — MVEWARSVVTWQCETMSKDQTSSHGNSNSIRPPCSFPSHTDDCPYSYVPCCGEDGPVFVIMMENDKMSVQEFPANSTMMDLMDRAGQGNSKWYPYWFSVKEELRPRLNREPVSDPTCNLKMGDVVELTPTIPDKSLTVYSEEIQQMYDRDSNISVNVADAMQACKLTTSQNDLESWDKSLKAFEQLGMNVGFLRTRLHQLVSILTFDSEEAMDTKMYKETMFKRACLEEEIK; from the exons ATGGTGGAGTGGGCCAGATCGGTGGTCACCTGGCAGTGTGAGACAATGAGCAAGGAccagacctcatcccatggcaaTTCCAACTCCATTAGGCCCCCATGTTCATTTCCTTCTCATACTGATGATTGTCCATATTCTTATGTACCTTGCTGTGGAGAAGATGGACCTGTTTTTGTCATCATGATGGAGAATGATAAG ATGTCTGTTCAAGAGTTTCCGGCAAACTCAACTATGATGGATCTAATGGATAGAGCTGGGCAGGGAAACTCAAAATGGTATCCATACTGGTTTTCTGTTAAGGAAGAGTTGAGACCTAGACTGAATCGCGAGCCTGTGAGTGATCCTACATGCAATTTGAAAATGGGGGATGTGGTGGAGCTGACTCCAACCATACCTGATAAATCCTTGACGGTGTACAGTGAAGAGATCCAGCAGATGTATGACCGTGACAGCAACATATCTGTCAATGTGGCTGATGCCATGCAAGCTTGCAAACTTACTACCTCTCAGAATGACCTTGAATCTTGGgacaaaagtttgaaggccTTTGAGCAACTGGGTATGAATGTTGGCTTTTTACGTACTCGACTGCACCAGCTTGTGAGCATCCTCACCTTTGACTCAGAAGAGGCAATGgacacaaagatgtacaaagaaaCTATGTTCAAAAGGGCTTGTTTGGAAGAGGAGATAAAATAA